Proteins from a genomic interval of Clostridium scatologenes:
- a CDS encoding TaqI-like C-terminal specificity domain-containing protein has protein sequence MDKGVKLEKSYDVLMEKNQRKSYGCFYTPSYIIEYIIKNTFDNLNVIKTPFVKILDPSCGSGYFLIKIIKFLIEEFTKNIDALSKKYGEEEYIINGDCKLKGKDYWKVENIGLHIVNHCIYGADIDYNAVEICKRNIISTCKNRKGLVLNVICCDSLIKWEKAHINETEKLKCLCDFWSEKYDYIVGNPPWVSLNRKNKQCKDIDLINYYINEYEGNIYLPNLYEYFLKRSLQVLKVHGRIGFVLPDRFARNLQYKNFRKKILSNYNIKDLAFEIKFPNINTDVMIFILEGSHSKNNKIHLYIDKKRNYKIYQSEYLKNENYEFLYNSNSFNLDIKKKIEMNSKFLGDICTTFTGFIGNSKEIKKFRVNDKQISILKGENITNFKILSKFYYEFEKQNIKGGTSNIRKLTYSPKIVVRKTGNTIIAALDEDGIAIEQSLYGIINLDKRFSYKYILGILNSRLMQWYYSSFLITNSNSIPQLKKYSLNEIPIKFCNIKQQCKIENLVDKISKQWNSYGKFKDELDNEVFNLYEISDKYRDKLLSKFNY, from the coding sequence ATGGATAAAGGAGTTAAATTAGAAAAAAGTTATGATGTTCTTATGGAAAAAAACCAAAGAAAAAGCTATGGGTGTTTTTATACACCAAGTTACATTATAGAATATATTATAAAAAATACTTTTGATAATTTAAATGTTATAAAAACACCTTTTGTTAAGATCCTTGATCCTTCCTGTGGTTCAGGATATTTTTTAATTAAAATAATTAAATTTTTGATAGAGGAATTTACTAAAAATATTGATGCTTTATCAAAAAAATATGGAGAAGAAGAATATATTATAAATGGAGATTGTAAGTTAAAAGGTAAAGATTATTGGAAAGTAGAGAATATAGGTTTACATATAGTAAATCATTGTATTTATGGTGCAGATATAGATTATAATGCAGTAGAAATATGTAAACGAAACATTATTTCTACTTGTAAAAATAGGAAAGGACTTGTTTTAAATGTAATTTGCTGTGACAGTTTAATTAAGTGGGAAAAAGCACATATAAATGAAACAGAAAAATTAAAGTGCTTATGTGATTTTTGGAGCGAAAAATATGATTACATTGTAGGAAATCCCCCTTGGGTTTCTTTAAACAGAAAGAATAAACAGTGCAAAGATATAGATCTAATAAATTATTATATAAATGAATATGAAGGAAACATATATTTACCTAATCTTTATGAATATTTTTTGAAAAGATCCCTACAAGTATTAAAAGTACACGGAAGGATTGGATTTGTACTGCCTGATAGATTTGCAAGAAATCTTCAATATAAAAATTTTAGAAAAAAGATACTTTCAAATTATAATATAAAAGATCTTGCTTTTGAAATAAAGTTTCCAAATATAAATACAGATGTAATGATCTTTATATTAGAAGGAAGTCACAGCAAAAATAATAAAATACATTTATATATAGATAAAAAAAGAAATTATAAAATTTATCAAAGTGAATATTTAAAAAATGAAAATTATGAATTTCTATATAATAGTAATAGTTTTAATTTGGATATCAAGAAAAAAATAGAAATGAACAGTAAATTTCTTGGAGATATATGCACAACTTTTACAGGATTCATAGGAAATTCTAAAGAAATAAAAAAATTTAGAGTAAACGATAAGCAAATAAGTATACTAAAAGGAGAGAATATAACTAATTTTAAAATATTAAGTAAGTTTTATTATGAGTTTGAAAAGCAAAATATAAAGGGAGGAACCAGTAATATAAGAAAATTGACTTATTCACCTAAAATAGTAGTAAGAAAAACAGGGAATACTATAATTGCAGCTTTAGATGAAGATGGAATTGCTATAGAACAATCTTTATACGGTATAATTAATTTAGATAAAAGATTTTCTTACAAGTATATATTAGGTATATTGAATTCTAGATTAATGCAGTGGTATTATTCAAGTTTTCTTATAACAAATTCAAACTCAATTCCTCAACTTAAAAAGTACAGTTTAAATGAAATACCTATAAAGTTTTGTAATATTAAACAGCAGTGTAAAATAGAAAATTTGGTAGATAAAATTAGTAAACAGTGGAATTCATATGGAAAATTTAAAGATGAGCTGGATAATGAAGTTTTTAATTTATATGAAATAAGTGACAAGTATAGAGATAAATTGCTGTCAAAGTTTAATTATTAA
- a CDS encoding CaiB/BaiF CoA transferase family protein has protein sequence MKKALEGFKVLDLTHAYNGPFCTTLLADNGAEVIKIESPKGDQCRAWGPIDAKSGESGFYAFLNRNKKGVTLNLKSEEGRNIFLNMVKDADVVVENYRPGVMKKLGIEYDVLKKYNSKIILASGSGFGQNGPIHDRPCYDIVAQSMGGMVNLTGFSNEPPVKVGPSIADNVTGIYLCVGVLMALLNREKTGEGQVVDVAMLDTIFSILENAIVINTLTGQIPHRQGNIDPSIAPFDIYKAKDGYVALGVGNDKLWSKFCEVIEKPELVKNEKFLTNDSRCKNYDPELKNIIAEWVKDKTKKELDDMFDKAGIPCGPVLDMKEAINHPQIQAREMMVHINHPTIGDMYFQGVPIKFSRTPGSVDTPAPLLGQHNEEVLGKMGISKDQLTDMKLRGII, from the coding sequence ATGAAAAAAGCATTAGAAGGCTTTAAAGTATTGGATTTAACCCATGCTTATAATGGTCCATTTTGTACTACTCTTTTAGCAGACAACGGTGCCGAAGTAATAAAAATTGAAAGTCCTAAAGGAGATCAATGTAGAGCTTGGGGGCCTATAGATGCTAAAAGTGGAGAGAGTGGATTTTATGCTTTTTTAAATAGAAACAAGAAAGGTGTTACATTAAATTTGAAGAGCGAGGAAGGTAGAAATATATTTTTAAATATGGTCAAAGATGCCGATGTAGTGGTAGAAAATTATAGACCAGGAGTTATGAAAAAATTAGGAATAGAATATGATGTGTTAAAAAAGTATAATTCTAAGATAATATTAGCCTCTGGCTCAGGTTTTGGACAAAATGGACCTATACATGACAGGCCTTGTTATGACATAGTAGCTCAATCTATGGGAGGGATGGTTAATTTAACTGGATTTTCTAATGAACCTCCTGTTAAAGTAGGTCCTTCTATAGCTGATAATGTTACAGGAATATATTTATGTGTTGGAGTTCTAATGGCTCTTTTAAATAGAGAAAAGACTGGAGAAGGACAAGTGGTTGATGTTGCAATGCTAGATACTATTTTTTCTATTCTAGAAAATGCAATAGTTATAAATACACTTACAGGACAGATTCCTCATAGACAGGGAAATATTGATCCATCTATAGCACCTTTCGATATTTATAAAGCTAAAGATGGTTATGTAGCTTTAGGTGTTGGTAATGATAAGCTTTGGTCTAAATTTTGTGAAGTAATAGAAAAACCAGAGTTAGTTAAAAATGAAAAGTTTTTAACTAACGATTCGAGATGTAAAAATTATGATCCAGAGTTAAAAAATATAATTGCTGAGTGGGTAAAGGATAAAACAAAAAAAGAACTAGATGATATGTTTGATAAGGCAGGGATACCTTGTGGACCAGTTCTTGATATGAAAGAAGCTATTAATCATCCACAAATTCAAGCTAGAGAAATGATGGTTCATATCAATCATCCAACTATAGGTGATATGTATTTTCAAGGCGTTCCAATTAAATTTTCAAGAACTCCAGGTAGTGTAGATACACCAGCACCATTGTTAGGTCAACATAATGAAGAAGTACTTGGAAAGATGGGTATAAGTAAAGATCAATTAACTGATATGAAATTGAGAGGAATAATTTAG
- a CDS encoding small, acid-soluble spore protein, alpha/beta type, with the protein MSHKNNKNSKDNKKVGKKTKKEIEDMKVEISNDIGFSSQTKKLGNNKAKEH; encoded by the coding sequence GTGTCTCATAAAAATAATAAAAATAGCAAGGATAATAAGAAAGTTGGAAAAAAGACTAAGAAAGAGATTGAAGATATGAAAGTGGAAATTTCTAATGATATAGGATTTTCGAGTCAAACTAAAAAGCTTGGAAACAATAAAGCAAAAGAACATTAG
- the lgt gene encoding prolipoprotein diacylglyceryl transferase translates to MNPIAFSINGFDVRWYGVIIGTGVILALMLGNINCKARNYNFDNIIDVFLISFPFAVIGARAYYVFFEFDQYKNNIIDMFNIRLGGLAIHGGILFGLAAAFIYTRYKKINFLELADIAAPSIVLGQAIGRWGNFFNGEAHGGVVSYQFISQFPLFIQKGMYIDGSYYHPTFLYESIWNLCVCLILIYLLRRVLKDGTVILSYVGLYSLGRFFIEGLRTDSLMFYGIRTAQLVSIFGMIFSITFLIFIYKKHSFTKKLT, encoded by the coding sequence ATGAATCCTATAGCTTTTTCTATTAATGGCTTTGATGTAAGATGGTATGGGGTAATTATAGGTACTGGAGTTATACTGGCTCTTATGCTGGGAAATATAAATTGTAAAGCTAGGAATTATAATTTTGATAATATCATTGATGTATTTTTAATTTCATTTCCATTTGCTGTAATAGGAGCAAGAGCTTATTATGTGTTTTTTGAATTTGATCAGTACAAGAACAATATTATAGATATGTTTAATATAAGACTAGGCGGTTTGGCTATTCATGGAGGTATATTATTTGGTTTAGCTGCAGCTTTCATTTATACTAGATATAAAAAAATAAACTTTTTAGAGTTAGCGGATATAGCAGCACCTTCTATAGTGTTAGGTCAGGCTATAGGAAGATGGGGAAACTTTTTTAATGGAGAGGCTCATGGAGGTGTTGTATCCTACCAATTTATAAGTCAGTTTCCTCTATTTATACAAAAAGGAATGTATATAGATGGAAGTTATTATCATCCAACTTTTTTATATGAATCTATTTGGAATTTATGCGTTTGCTTAATACTTATTTATTTGCTGCGAAGAGTATTAAAAGATGGAACTGTAATTTTGTCTTATGTAGGTTTGTATTCTTTAGGAAGATTTTTTATAGAAGGATTAAGAACAGATAGTTTAATGTTTTATGGTATTAGAACAGCACAGTTGGTAAGTATTTTTGGAATGATTTTTAGTATTACGTTTCTTATATTTATATATAAGAAGCATTCCTTTACAAAAAAATTAACTTAA
- the crcB gene encoding fluoride efflux transporter CrcB, producing MEYLLVAIGGAAGSLVRYSLGKVISEKSNMNFPIGTFMINITGAILLGIVSSVPVSSNMMILLADGFLGAYTTFSTFMYEGFNLFQEREKINAFIYILGSLILGTVGFALGTKIINI from the coding sequence ATGGAATATTTATTGGTTGCAATTGGTGGTGCAGCAGGAAGCTTAGTTAGATATAGTCTTGGTAAAGTAATAAGTGAAAAGTCTAATATGAATTTTCCAATAGGAACTTTTATGATAAATATTACAGGTGCAATTTTACTTGGTATTGTAAGCTCAGTTCCAGTGAGTAGTAATATGATGATATTGTTAGCAGATGGTTTTTTAGGAGCTTATACAACTTTTTCTACTTTTATGTATGAGGGATTTAATTTGTTTCAAGAACGAGAAAAAATTAATGCTTTTATATATATTTTAGGTAGTTTAATTTTAGGTACTGTTGGATTTGCATTAGGAACTAAAATAATAAATATATAG
- a CDS encoding S1C family serine protease, which translates to MDNLNNEKNESQLINTNSINEGKDFNNNNFQNKFLKHKVKIKRGLVSYVIVGLICSIVAGTASTVATLYYLPNSNFFKNSPLYQNLRQGSGTTAASTNYINASTVSTKGSLTVAQIAQKVGPAVVGVSTTGISQNDYGFAEKQEGMGSGIIINDQGYILTNNHVISGAQQVKVIFNNNKEVSAKVINYDENMDLAIIKVTDNVKMPAVAELGSSDALQVGDPVVAIGNPLGKELLGSVTTGVISAKNRQIQENSKSTSKQTFLQTDAAINPGNSGGALVNSQGQVIGINTAKVGGNGVEGLGFAIPMDSIKPKIDSLLKPILKIGISCRDISSDVAKQNNVPEGVAVLQVQEFSPAEKAGLQTGDIITKFDGKSVKSVDSMNTIKSKHKSGDEISLEVYRDGSNKSLKLKLSE; encoded by the coding sequence ATGGATAACTTAAATAATGAAAAAAACGAATCTCAGTTAATTAATACTAACAGCATCAATGAAGGTAAAGATTTTAATAACAATAACTTTCAAAATAAATTTTTGAAACATAAAGTAAAGATAAAAAGAGGACTTGTTTCCTATGTAATAGTTGGATTAATTTGTAGTATAGTAGCTGGAACAGCTTCTACTGTAGCCACATTATATTATCTTCCTAACTCTAACTTTTTCAAAAATTCACCTTTATATCAAAACTTAAGACAAGGAAGTGGGACTACTGCTGCTTCTACAAATTATATTAATGCATCAACTGTATCTACAAAGGGTTCTTTAACTGTAGCTCAAATAGCTCAAAAGGTTGGACCTGCTGTGGTCGGTGTTTCTACTACAGGCATTTCTCAAAATGATTATGGATTTGCTGAAAAACAGGAAGGTATGGGATCAGGTATTATAATAAATGATCAAGGATATATTTTGACAAATAACCATGTTATTAGTGGTGCTCAGCAAGTAAAGGTAATATTCAATAACAACAAAGAAGTATCTGCAAAAGTAATAAACTATGATGAAAATATGGATTTAGCAATAATAAAAGTTACTGACAATGTAAAAATGCCTGCTGTAGCTGAACTTGGAAGCTCAGATGCTCTTCAAGTTGGTGACCCTGTAGTTGCTATTGGTAATCCTCTAGGTAAAGAATTATTAGGTTCTGTAACAACTGGTGTCATAAGTGCAAAGAATAGACAAATTCAAGAAAATAGCAAAAGTACTTCAAAACAAACTTTCTTACAAACAGATGCAGCTATAAATCCTGGTAATAGTGGTGGTGCTTTAGTAAATTCTCAAGGTCAAGTAATAGGTATAAATACTGCTAAAGTTGGTGGTAATGGAGTCGAAGGTTTAGGTTTTGCAATTCCTATGGATTCAATTAAGCCTAAAATAGATAGTCTTTTAAAACCGATATTAAAAATAGGAATTTCTTGTAGAGATATTTCTTCAGATGTAGCTAAACAAAATAACGTTCCTGAAGGAGTTGCTGTACTTCAAGTTCAAGAATTTAGTCCTGCTGAAAAAGCTGGTTTACAAACTGGAGATATAATTACAAAATTTGATGGTAAATCAGTAAAATCCGTAGATAGTATGAATACTATAAAATCTAAACACAAATCTGGTGATGAAATAAGCTTGGAAGTATATAGAGATGGTTCTAATAAAAGCTTAAAATTGAAGTTATCAGAATAA
- a CDS encoding NCS2 family permease — protein MYMERSNPEEPKKSFLNSFFKLSENNTNVKTEILAGITTFITMAYIIFVNPSILMQAGMNSKGLMGDAAVKAGLSAINDPVVASIFGATCIAAAVGTLVMALYANLPFAQAPGMGLNAFFTYSVCLTLNYTWQQALAAVFISGILFIIITVTSIREKIVDALPHNLKLAISGGIGLFVALVGLKGGGIIVASSSTLVTFGKFTDPHVLVTVIGIAITGILMARGVKGAILIGIILTTIVGIPFGITHLANVKIISAPPSLAPTLFAFDFKGLLGLGKAGMLGAFTSLIMVVITFSLVDLFDTIGTLVGTAQKAKMLDKDGKVKNMHKALLSDAVATTVGSVLGTSTVVTYVESTSGVSEGGRTGLTSLTTAVLFILALFFGGLVGVVPSEATAPALVIVGVLMIGAITKINFEDFTEALPAFFTIAIMPFSYSIANGIAAGIIFYPIVKIATGKSKEVHPIVYVLALLFILRFTLLP, from the coding sequence ATGTATATGGAAAGATCTAATCCAGAAGAACCAAAGAAATCATTTTTAAATTCATTTTTTAAGTTGTCAGAGAACAATACCAATGTTAAAACAGAAATATTGGCCGGAATTACTACATTTATTACTATGGCATATATAATTTTCGTAAATCCTTCAATACTTATGCAGGCCGGAATGAATTCAAAAGGACTTATGGGAGATGCAGCGGTAAAGGCTGGATTATCAGCTATTAACGATCCAGTTGTAGCTTCAATATTTGGAGCTACTTGTATAGCAGCAGCAGTTGGTACATTAGTAATGGCTCTTTATGCTAACCTTCCTTTTGCGCAAGCACCAGGAATGGGACTTAATGCATTCTTTACTTATAGTGTATGTTTAACTTTAAATTATACATGGCAGCAAGCTTTAGCAGCTGTATTTATATCAGGAATACTTTTTATAATAATTACAGTTACTTCAATAAGAGAAAAAATAGTTGACGCATTACCACATAATTTGAAACTCGCAATTTCAGGTGGTATAGGATTGTTTGTAGCACTTGTAGGTTTAAAAGGCGGCGGAATAATAGTAGCAAGCAGTAGTACGCTAGTAACCTTTGGAAAGTTTACAGATCCTCATGTTTTGGTAACAGTTATAGGTATAGCAATAACTGGAATTTTAATGGCAAGAGGAGTTAAAGGTGCAATATTAATAGGTATAATACTTACTACTATAGTTGGAATTCCTTTTGGTATAACACATCTTGCAAATGTAAAAATAATAAGTGCGCCTCCATCTTTAGCACCAACATTATTTGCGTTTGATTTTAAAGGACTTTTAGGATTAGGAAAAGCAGGAATGCTTGGAGCTTTTACAAGTCTAATTATGGTTGTTATAACTTTCAGTTTAGTAGATTTATTTGATACTATTGGAACTTTAGTTGGAACTGCACAAAAAGCTAAAATGCTAGATAAAGACGGAAAAGTAAAGAACATGCATAAGGCTCTTTTATCAGATGCAGTAGCAACTACAGTAGGATCAGTACTTGGAACAAGTACAGTAGTAACTTATGTTGAATCCACATCAGGAGTATCAGAAGGTGGAAGAACAGGACTAACATCTCTTACAACTGCTGTATTATTTATACTAGCATTATTCTTTGGAGGACTTGTAGGTGTAGTTCCATCGGAGGCTACAGCACCAGCACTTGTAATAGTTGGAGTTCTTATGATTGGAGCTATAACAAAAATTAATTTTGAAGATTTTACAGAAGCTCTTCCAGCATTTTTCACTATAGCTATTATGCCGTTTAGTTACAGTATAGCTAATGGTATAGCAGCAGGAATAATATTTTATCCAATAGTAAAAATAGCCACAGGAAAATCTAAAGAAGTTCATCCTATAGTATATGTACTTGCTTTATTGTTTATATTAAGATTTACATTACTTCCATAA
- a CDS encoding Nif3-like dinuclear metal center hexameric protein: MSLRVRDINKLIEQYAPSKFKEDYDNVGLMLGDMECEVTSILVALDCTLEVINEAREKKCNFILTHHPLLFKKPLNITKSTLLGKKIIELIKNDINVYSSHTNLDSVKGGINDTIMQLLNFQDYNTIDLSKRNEEDDKVTGIGRIAKLKEAVTVDEMCSRVKKCLNVPFLRYSGDENKIIKKVAVINGSGQSYFNEAKKLGADCIITGDTTYHYVSDFKEENIAVIDAGHFDTEWPAVLVLAKQFKNKIETMGYKNSVLISESNKNPYKYK; the protein is encoded by the coding sequence ATGTCTTTAAGAGTAAGAGATATTAATAAGTTAATAGAACAATATGCGCCATCAAAATTCAAAGAGGATTATGATAATGTAGGTCTTATGTTAGGGGATATGGAGTGCGAAGTAACATCCATACTTGTAGCATTAGATTGTACTTTGGAAGTTATTAATGAAGCTAGAGAAAAAAAGTGCAACTTTATATTAACCCATCATCCATTGCTTTTTAAGAAACCATTGAATATAACTAAGAGTACTTTATTAGGGAAAAAAATAATAGAGCTTATAAAGAATGATATAAATGTTTATTCAAGTCACACTAATCTTGATTCCGTAAAAGGAGGTATTAATGATACTATAATGCAGCTTTTAAACTTTCAGGATTATAATACTATAGACCTTTCTAAAAGAAATGAGGAAGATGATAAAGTTACGGGAATTGGAAGAATTGCAAAGCTAAAAGAAGCTGTAACAGTTGATGAAATGTGCAGTAGAGTAAAGAAATGTTTAAATGTTCCTTTTTTAAGATATTCAGGTGACGAGAATAAAATAATAAAGAAAGTTGCAGTTATAAATGGCAGTGGACAAAGTTATTTTAATGAAGCTAAAAAATTGGGAGCAGATTGTATAATTACAGGTGACACTACCTATCACTATGTTAGCGATTTTAAAGAAGAAAACATAGCTGTTATTGATGCTGGTCATTTTGATACAGAATGGCCTGCTGTATTGGTATTAGCTAAACAATTTAAAAATAAAATAGAAACTATGGGTTACAAAAATTCTGTTCTTATATCAGAATCTAATAAAAATCCGTACAAATATAAATAG
- a CDS encoding DUF190 domain-containing protein produces MTLNSKYKILKIYISEDSKYKGRNLYHALVIKLKEIGMAGATVTRGLVGYGESKTIHNAKILDLSSSLPIIIEVIDEAEKIEKAMPVVKEMVDKGLVITFQVNVEKYGETI; encoded by the coding sequence ATGACTTTGAATAGTAAATACAAAATATTAAAAATCTATATAAGTGAAGATTCAAAATACAAAGGGCGTAATTTATATCATGCACTAGTAATAAAGTTAAAAGAAATTGGAATGGCAGGTGCAACGGTTACAAGAGGATTAGTTGGATATGGTGAATCTAAAACTATTCACAATGCTAAAATACTTGATTTAAGTTCAAGTCTTCCTATTATCATAGAGGTAATTGATGAAGCTGAAAAAATTGAAAAAGCAATGCCAGTGGTAAAAGAAATGGTAGACAAAGGTTTAGTAATTACTTTTCAGGTTAATGTGGAAAAATACGGAGAAACGATATAG
- the crcB gene encoding fluoride efflux transporter CrcB — protein MKKYIFIALGGMFGAMLRYKIEHIHIYHYKEIVPINTLMINISGSFVLALVLTIAFEIWQFSSDLRLGIATGFLGAYTTFSTMCKETVNLMKQGNYYSSISYIGFSTMLGLAAAYFGIILAREIIAKLVKENDDYNEENLENVSGEDK, from the coding sequence ATGAAAAAATACATATTTATAGCATTAGGCGGTATGTTTGGAGCTATGTTAAGGTATAAAATTGAACATATTCATATTTATCATTACAAAGAAATTGTGCCAATAAATACATTAATGATTAATATTTCTGGCAGCTTTGTTTTAGCACTTGTACTAACTATAGCTTTTGAAATTTGGCAGTTTAGTTCTGATTTAAGATTAGGAATAGCTACAGGTTTTTTAGGAGCATACACAACATTTTCTACAATGTGTAAAGAAACCGTAAATCTTATGAAGCAAGGAAATTACTATTCTTCTATATCTTATATAGGTTTTTCCACTATGTTAGGTCTAGCTGCGGCATATTTTGGAATAATACTAGCAAGGGAAATTATTGCAAAATTAGTGAAAGAAAATGATGATTATAATGAAGAAAATTTAGAAAATGTATCAGGAGAGGATAAGTAG
- a CDS encoding zinc ribbon domain-containing protein gives MSLLKQLIEIQDNKKNIAVCNNLVSNHEYTGNLKRVKKEFDIEKSKFKSKEIEISNLKKKYQVASNSLNEDKEELEKIKFELYNNAGSDLKLIDALQKKFNKKQENIKIVDNEILKLLEQEEKLSSEKESLKIKLSKLKNDFYTYKNTEGSKINDAREKMKKSEEAIKETEKLIPVDILEIFNKICSSKGTGAAELKNNICSGCKVKVSSMTIDNVKKQQRIVYCDNCGRIIYCNEKKSF, from the coding sequence ATGAGTTTATTAAAGCAGCTTATCGAGATTCAAGATAATAAAAAAAATATTGCAGTATGTAATAATTTAGTCAGTAATCATGAATATACTGGTAATCTAAAAAGAGTAAAGAAAGAATTTGATATTGAAAAAAGTAAATTTAAAAGTAAAGAGATTGAAATATCCAATTTAAAAAAGAAATATCAAGTTGCAAGTAATAGTTTAAATGAGGATAAAGAAGAGTTGGAAAAAATTAAATTTGAGCTTTATAATAATGCGGGAAGCGATTTGAAATTAATAGATGCACTACAAAAAAAGTTTAATAAAAAACAAGAAAATATAAAGATAGTAGATAATGAAATTTTAAAGTTACTAGAACAAGAAGAAAAATTGAGTTCTGAAAAAGAAAGCTTAAAAATAAAGCTTTCTAAACTTAAAAATGATTTTTACACATATAAGAATACAGAGGGCAGCAAAATTAATGATGCAAGAGAAAAAATGAAAAAATCAGAAGAGGCCATTAAAGAAACAGAAAAACTTATTCCTGTTGATATTTTAGAAATTTTTAATAAGATATGCAGTTCAAAAGGTACAGGTGCAGCAGAGTTAAAGAATAATATATGTTCAGGATGTAAAGTAAAAGTTTCTTCTATGACTATAGATAATGTAAAGAAACAGCAAAGAATAGTATATTGTGATAACTGTGGAAGAATAATTTACTGTAATGAAAAGAAGAGTTTTTAA
- a CDS encoding sulfite exporter TauE/SafE family protein, with amino-acid sequence MLKVVLGFMIVSALGFIAVLIKDYIKKKNDGTLEEGSFIKFGLIGMLANFFDTLGIGSFAIETSLFKNLKMIEDKKLPGTLNVANTIPTMTEALIFMTVIKVDAVTLFSMLAAAVLGAVVGAKIVSRFNEKTIQVAMGVSLVVVALLMIAGLLNLYPVGGDATGLTGAKLVIGIIGNFVFGALMTVGIGLYAPCMALVFALGMGPKVAFPIMMGSCALLMPFSSYQFIKSGAYSSKASVSIAVLGTVGVLIAAYIVKSLPLNILKWVVTCVIIYTSYMMFKSAKASRKISTEVEG; translated from the coding sequence ATGTTAAAAGTTGTACTGGGGTTTATGATTGTAAGTGCGTTAGGATTCATAGCAGTACTTATTAAAGATTATATTAAAAAGAAAAATGATGGTACCTTAGAAGAGGGAAGTTTTATAAAGTTCGGTCTTATTGGTATGTTAGCTAACTTTTTTGATACTTTAGGAATAGGAAGTTTTGCTATAGAAACATCTCTATTTAAAAATTTAAAAATGATAGAAGATAAAAAGCTTCCAGGAACCTTGAATGTAGCCAATACTATTCCAACTATGACAGAAGCACTTATATTTATGACTGTAATAAAGGTAGATGCGGTAACTCTTTTTAGTATGTTAGCGGCTGCAGTATTAGGTGCTGTTGTAGGAGCTAAAATTGTTTCTAGATTTAATGAGAAAACGATTCAGGTGGCTATGGGAGTATCTTTAGTAGTAGTAGCTTTACTTATGATAGCAGGACTATTAAATTTATATCCAGTAGGTGGAGATGCCACAGGTTTAACGGGAGCAAAACTTGTAATTGGAATAATAGGAAATTTTGTTTTTGGAGCACTTATGACAGTGGGAATAGGACTTTATGCACCTTGTATGGCTTTAGTATTTGCATTAGGAATGGGGCCTAAGGTAGCCTTCCCTATAATGATGGGTTCATGTGCATTGTTAATGCCTTTCTCATCCTACCAATTTATAAAAAGTGGAGCATATTCAAGTAAGGCTTCAGTGTCTATAGCTGTATTAGGTACTGTAGGAGTGTTGATAGCTGCATATATTGTTAAATCATTGCCTTTAAATATTTTAAAATGGGTAGTTACTTGTGTAATAATTTATACTTCATATATGATGTTTAAATCTGCTAAAGCTAGTAGAAAAATATCAACTGAAGTTGAAGGTTAA
- a CDS encoding CBO0543 family protein, producing the protein MVLNIILGFIVPWIFGVALYLKDKKILLTIAPFSSILAYMVNELCFHLNFWRLIPVYIEDDYTSISVNLGLYPILGCYLIYYISRKYINSYLVIFIFTLATTVVEYLAFLFKLVTYGNGWNIGFTFISYLIPYLLIYWYYLKLKIIKIF; encoded by the coding sequence ATGGTTTTAAATATAATATTAGGTTTTATAGTTCCATGGATATTTGGAGTAGCACTTTATTTAAAAGATAAAAAAATATTGTTAACTATTGCTCCATTTTCATCAATATTGGCATATATGGTAAATGAATTATGTTTTCATCTTAATTTTTGGAGGTTAATACCTGTATATATTGAGGACGACTATACTTCTATATCTGTGAATTTGGGATTATATCCAATATTAGGATGTTATTTAATTTACTATATTTCAAGAAAGTATATAAATTCATATTTAGTTATTTTCATTTTTACACTAGCTACTACAGTAGTTGAATACTTAGCATTTTTATTTAAACTAGTTACTTATGGAAATGGGTGGAATATAGGATTTACGTTTATATCGTATCTTATTCCATATTTACTAATATATTGGTATTACTTAAAGCTAAAGATTATTAAAATATTTTAA